Within Wyeomyia smithii strain HCP4-BCI-WySm-NY-G18 chromosome 2, ASM2978416v1, whole genome shotgun sequence, the genomic segment ATTGTAACGAGGGAAACTTTTATCCGCTCTAGGTCAATAtttcatttcttctattttcatttgaaaggCCCTTCTTTCAAATAATGTGGGGTCTCTTCCGATTTAATTAATCAAAGTTTTACTCTTTCGCGTTATTTATGGGAGGTATGTTTCCTCTTCcccttttaattcttttatagtGCTCATCTATTTGACATTATTACGTGCAGACATTTTTGACAATCTTTGACAAGACATTTACTTATCCTGGATTTCCAGCTCTTCGGTTCATTCAAATGCTTTTTTGTTGCTATTGGCGAACGCATTATGTTATAATTAGCTGTAGGTTGTCGCTCTGTATCAACTTTTTCTACCACCGAATTCTGACTGGTGGTCTTCTAGTTTGTGTTTTTATAATTGTCTTATTTTCTGATATCCCCTGGATATCGCTTTCATTTGTTATTCCTGTTGAGGTTTGAAATATATCTGGTTCCATATATTCTTCTTCTAATTTTTGAATTGCTGGTAAATTCGCTTGTGGATTTAATTCACGCATGAGCAGGATTTCTCCATTATGTTCTAAATTTGGATTGGCGAAAATATCTTTCATCCTTTTAAGCATCTCAGCGTCTGAATTCGGTTCCCGTGGGTCGATCAATGGCCCTAAATGGGTAATCTTTTGTCCTCTCAACGGTATCTTTGGAGGTGATGAACGAGGTTTTTTCAGAATTGAAACCTTTGGATTCCTTTGTTTAAAAGGTTTCGACTTCCTTTCCTTGGAATATGAAGAGACGTACTTTTTGTTTTGTGGGCAAGAAATCTGCCCTTTAAAGCAACAAATAAAAAGTACTATCAACGTTGCCAACATAATTATTGCTCCAGTCCCTATACTAGCTATAGTCCAGCCTGATGAAAGTGgagaataaattaaattttctagGAAGGGTCTTTGCTTTTTGAGAACTTCAACATCGATTCCTAAATCAAAAAGCTTCTTTCGATCATAGAATGAAACTTTAGAGAAATTTCCACTCAATGTTGGGATCAAATGCATTGTACTTTCTTCCCAcgtaaaattcattattttgtaGTTCATTGTGTTTACTAATGCTTTGTTATCCGATACTGTAGTATCTGAATACcaaatttttgtgttatttgttTGAATCCTCATGTTTGGGGTTAGCCTCATTCGACCTGTACCCCTAACAatcaaatttgttttattttctccaTGGAAAATATTTACTTCAACTTCTTGTGGGGTTACATACTCCCAAACATTTGACTCCTCGGTTTCAAACCAAGCGTCGTGATTGACTCTCAGAAGTTTAATCTTACAATTTTCTGTTGAATTTCTGAATCTGAGATTCAATAGGCACTCGTTTTCTGAAGTTAAATTTTCCTCCTTCAGTTTTAATTCACAAATTCTAAAATTCATGTATATTTTGCAGTTTTCGTATTGAGTTTCCGTTAATAGGAATCCCCAATAGCTATCAATTTCCTCAATTATTATATTCCGATCCAAATTAATGGTCATGATAATAGTTCCATTTATTTGTGGAATAAAACTTCCCTTAAATGCTTTGAATTTCCTCTTTGAAACTAACGGTATCTTCAGGTCAATTGACAACATTTGGTTGTTCTCCGTTTTAAAGGATACATCCGTTATTCTCAAAATCTCTGACAATATTCCGCTATTTTGTCTTCTTGGAAATTCGAGGCCCCCTTTGATCTTACTTTCAGCCTCTTTTAATATTTGCAACAAAATTGCTGGCTCTAGTAATTGAATAAACCATGTTATACTATTGTCTTTATTAAGCAAGACTTGTAGTATAATATTCTGTTGTTTATTTAAGTCATTTATTAAAGATTGAATtctaaatccaatttcaattaaTTCCGACTCAAGTTGTAGTGCCTTTTTATATGTACTAGCGAAACTTAAGTCGTCTTGGACCAGTTTCCCTAATGTGTTGAACGTATTCATCACGTTTTTCATCTTATCATCTATATGCAACATTGAGCTGTCTACAAATTTGTACATAGCATCAATTGTCGCAGTTTGATGATCTAGTGATAAGACCAAGGATTCCTCGTtccttcttaatttgtccagatTTGTATCCACCCGAATTCTATCATCAGAATCCATACCTCCAATGGCTGTTATAAAACCACGAGTTCTTCGGGATGGAAAAAATTCTTTTATGAACTTATTCATATCCATGCTTTTGTTGAATGCCATTTCTAAATCACTCAGCATGACATTACAAtgtgtattttttattattttttgtaataatACACAAGTATAATTATAATCTGCCTTAGATTTTAATAAGGCCTTCCCTCCTTCTTCTAATCCTAATACCGGGAATCTTACCTTCAACACGTATGTGCCCATtcttatcaacggctcgtgttgTTCCTCTAAAATGAATCCACCATTCGTTAACCAGAATAGGTTAACGAGAAGAAAAATGCt encodes:
- the LOC129724133 gene encoding uncharacterized protein LOC129724133; its protein translation is MGTYVLKVRFPVLGLEEGGKALLKSKADYNYTCVLLQKIIKNTHCNVMLSDLEMAFNKSMDMNKFIKEFFPSRRTRGFITAIGGMDSDDRIRVDTNLDKLRRNEESLVLSLDHQTATIDAMYKFVDSSMLHIDDKMKNVMNTFNTLGKLVQDDLSFASTYKKALQLESELIEIGFRIQSLINDLNKQQNIILQVLLNKDNSITWFIQLLEPAILLQILKEAESKIKGGLEFPRRQNSGILSEILRITDVSFKTENNQMLSIDLKIPLVSKRKFKAFKGSFIPQINGTIIMTINLDRNIIIEEIDSYWGFLLTETQYENCKIYMNFRICELKLKEENLTSENECLLNLRFRNSTENCKIKLLRVNHDAWFETEESNVWEYVTPQEVEVNIFHGENKTNLIVRGTGRMRLTPNMRIQTNNTKIWYSDTTVSDNKALVNTMNYKIMNFTWEESTMHLIPTLSGNFSKVSFYDRKKLFDLGIDVEVLKKQRPFLENLIYSPLSSGWTIASIGTGAIIMLATLIVLFICCFKGQISCPQNKKYVSSYSKERKSKPFKQRNPKVSILKKPRSSPPKIPLRGQKITHLGPLIDPREPNSDAEMLKRMKDIFANPNLEHNGEILLMRELNPQANLPAIQKLEEEYMEPDIFQTSTGITNESDIQGISENKTIIKTQTRRPPVRIRW